Proteins from a single region of Eublepharis macularius isolate TG4126 chromosome 9, MPM_Emac_v1.0, whole genome shotgun sequence:
- the LOC129335373 gene encoding proline-rich protein HaeIII subfamily 1-like: MVLTVSNSVCSGATPSDSAAPTPSHAPAHGDTHLRPPESARRYAGRDAGRAAEPPSGQEGLSTPPAELTGAAADPPRPGTWRRAANGREWRRPSTRARPQPRQPGPAPAGRHGHGQGKERPPRKPGRGEMPAPAQSSNGAYNPQKAKGEGGRSRQKDGLPSTDPPGVSRADPPSPPPQGGAHTRDKVVENVGTDPAVKRPVPRLPAPPGWSRARSYLLRLPSGRPCREPPSGPTSENP; encoded by the exons ATGGTGCTGACTGTATCTAACAGCGTTTGCAG TGGCGCCACACCCTCGGACTCCGcggcccccaccccctcccacgcCCCTGCCCACGGCGACACCCACCTGCGGCCCCCGGAGTCGGCCAGGAGATACGCCGGGAGGGACGCCGGCAGGGCCGCGGAACCGCCGTCCGGCCAGGAGGGACTCTCCACCCCCCCGGCGGAGCTGACGGGCGCGGCCGCCGACCCGCCGAGGCCGGGGACCTGGCGCCGAGCGGCAAACGGCCGCGAATGGAGGAGGCCGTCAACCCGGGCGCGGCCGCAGCCCCGGCAGCCAGGGCCCGCGCCGGCGGGACGCCACGGCCATGGGCAAGGCAAGGAGAGGCCGCCCAGGAAGCCGGGCCGCGGCGAGATGCCCGCGCCGGCGCAGAGCTCCAACGGGGCCTACAACCCCCAGAAGGCCAAGGGAGAGGGTGGGCGCAGCCGGCAGAAGGACGGCCT acccagcacggacccgccgggggtGTCCCGTGCTGACCCGCCGTCACCCCCGCCACAAGGGGGCGCCCACACTCGTgacaaagtggtggagaatgtgggcacTGATCCCGCCGTGAAACGACCGGTGCCACGCCTACCCGCCCCGCCAGGGTGGTCCCGCGCCCGGAGCTACCTGCTCCGTCTGCCTTCAGGCCGTCCCTGCCGGGAACCTCCCTCCGGACCGACCTCCGAGAACCCATGA